The DNA sequence GCCGATGGTGCCTCTAACCAGAACCAGGCATCGTCCTTCGGCGATGCGACGCGCGTAGCCATTACCGCGATCGAGAAGGCGCTCAATTCCGGCGGCCATATCGCCGGCAAGACCACCGGCTTTACCTCGATCAACGAGCGCATCGGCGGCCTGCACGATTCGGACCTCATCATCCTTGCCGGCCGTCCGGGCATGGGCAAGACCTCGCTGGCGACGAACATCGCCTTCAACGCCGCCAACCGCCTGCTCACCGATATCCAGTCCGGCATAGACGAGAAGGCGTCGGTCGGATCGGCGGTGGCCTTTTTCAGCCTGGAAATGAGCGCCGACCAGCTGGCCACGCGTATCCTGGCGGAGAACTCGGGCATTTCTTCCGAATCGCTGCGCACCGGACGGATCAGCCGCGAGGATTTCCAGCAGCTGTCCTTCGCCAGCCAGCGGCTCGCCGAACTGCCGCTCTATATCGACGATACCCCGGCGCTGACCATTGCCGCGATGCGCGCCCGCGCGCGCCGCCTGAAGCGCAAGCACAACATCGGCCTGATCATCGTCGACTACCTGCAGCTGCTGCAGGGTAGCGGACGGGCGAGCGATAACCGCGTGAACGAGATTTCCGAGATCAGCCGCGGCCTGAAGACGCTGGCCAAGGAACTGCACGTCCCGGTGATCGCCCTTTCACAGCTGAGCCGCGCGGTCGAAAGCCGCGAGGACAAGAAGCCGCAACTTTCGGACCTGCGCGAATCGGGCTCGATCGAGCAGGACGCCGACATGGTCTGGTTCGTCTTCCGCGAAGACTACTACGTCAAGATGACCGAGCCCAAGTTCCCGGCCGAGGGCGACACGCCCGACGTCGCCGAGAAGTGGGAAAAGTGGCGGCAGAAGATGGAGCAGGTGACAGGGCTCGCCGAACTGATCGTCGCCAAGCAGCGCCACGGCGCAACCGGCAAGGTGCGCCTGCGCTTCGAGGCGCGCATCACCCGCTTCTCCGACCTGGCTCCCGACGAACTGGCCGCCAACGCCTACGATTACGAGTGAGCTGTCGGCACCGGCGTGAAGCGCCGGCCGCCCAGCATCAGGAACAGCAGCGATCCCACCGCCGTCATCGCGGCTGCCACGAACAGGTAGCCGTTGAAGCTGCCGGTGGCGCGCTGGACCAGCGCGATCAGGATCGAACCGCCAGCCATGGCCGCGCCCATGGCCGCCGTCAGCAGGCCAACCACGGTGCCGAAGCGGGCAATGCCGAAGTGCCGGGCCACCAGCACCGGCACGACATCCGCCTCGCTGCCGAAGGCAAAGCCGATCAGCACCATGGCGAACAGCACGACGGCAAAGCTGTCAAGCGGGCTGGCGAGCAGCAGCAGGCCCAGCACGGGCAGCGCAAAGCCGAAGGCGGCAACGCGCGGCGGGTTCAGCCGGTCAATCGCGATACCGAAGATGAAGCGCCCGGCAACGGAAGCCAGGCCGATCGCCGTTACCATCAATGCGGCGGCAGTATCGGGCAGGCCCTGTTCGCCTGAAACCAGCTTGATCTGCGTGGTGGCAAGGCTGAAGGGCACGTTCACCAGGAAAGTGGCCGCCAGCATGATCCAGAAGGCCCGGTCGGAGAGGACCGCGCCATAATCCGCGCGGGCGCTGGCCTTGGTCGGCTCATCCTTCACGCCCTTCAGCAGCCACAGGGTCCCCACGGCGCAGGCCATGCAGAACGCCGCAACCAGCACATAACCGGCACTGAACCCGTAGTTCTGCACATAGAGGCTGATAAGCGGCGCACCGATCGCCCCGATCAGCGGCGCGCCCGATCCCGCGAGGCCCATGGCCAAGCCCCGGTTGCGCACGAAAGCCTGGGCAACGACACGGTTATAGACCGTGGAGGTGGTGGTTGAGCAGACGATGGTCTGGATCACGTAGATCCAGAAATAGGTCATCAGGCTGCCATCCATGAAAGCGATGGCCACCAGGAACAGCGGATAGCTGAGCGCCCCCACGGCTGCTGTCCGCCAGACGCCGAAGCGATCGGCAAGGCGGCCGGAAACCGGAATCGAGAAGATCACCATCATCTGGACGACCGACAGCCAGGTCCACTGCTCCTTGGTCCAGCCGAATTCCGCGATGAAATAGGGCGCAAAGGTGGAAAGGATATAGGTGTTCAGCGACAGTGCCGAACCGATGCCCAGGAACGCGCCAGCCAGCGGCCGCCAGTTGCGGCGGAATTCGCCCGTCTCGTCCATGATCCTCCCCATACGTCTTGTCTGGCGCGATAATGCCAGCCTTGCCGCGCCCGGCAAGCGATTTCCTTGACTTTTCGCCCCCGCGACACTAGCTGCGCATCCTTTCCGAGATTCTCGAACTGCTGGAGTGCCCCATGGCGCGCGTTACCGTTGAAGATTGCGTCGACAAGGTTCCGAACCGCTTCGACCTCGTCCTGCTTGCCGCGCAGCGCGCGCGCGAGATTTCGGGCGGCGCCGAATTGACCGTCGATCGCGATCGCGACAAGAACCCGGTCGTTGCCCTGCGCGAAATCGCCGAGCAGACCATCGTTCCGTCGAACCTCAATGAAACGCTGATCAATTCGCTGCAGCGCGTTCTTCCCGAAGACGATGACGAGGTCGATGAAATCGGCTCGCTCAGCCAGTCGGCCGAAGCCCTGCGCATCACGGCTGCGGCGCCGGTGCGCAACACCTCGCTGGGTGGTGACTACGACGGCTGATCGCCGCCGGTCATCGCAGCATGGCAAAAGGCCCGCCCCCGCAAGGAGGCGGGCCTTTTTGCTGCGCCGCTTCGATCAGCGGCAGGGCCAGGTGCGCACGGCAAGATCAGCCATGGCGCGATGCAGGTTGATCTGCCCGCGCTGCCCGGCGGGATAGCTGTTCAGGTGGTTGAGCCACATGTCCTGTGTCACCTTGGTGGGCTTGGGCGGGCAGGAACTGGGCTTGCCTGCCGCGCGCTCCCTCTCCAGCCGCGCCTTGTAGGCGAGTCCAGCGGCCATCGCCTCGTTCTTGAGCATCTTGATGTCGGACGAGAACATCGCCGCAATGCCCTTGGCCTTGAGCGCATCGACTTTGGCGAGGAACGCGGCAACCGACATGTCGCCCGGAGCCGCATGGGCCGGGGCCGCAGCGGCAAGAAGCAGTGGCACGATGGCCAGCGCGCGCTTCATCTTCAATCTCCTTCACGACCCACAGGGGTGATGGCTTGACGCAATGAGGCTTGCAAGACCATGAACGGTCCGTTCCCGGGGAAAGGCAGGCGATGAGCGGCGCGGAGGCTATCGGAGAAGTCGCACAGGGCGCCCTTGCTGCGCGGGCCGTCGAGCCCGGACACGGCGAGGCGGCGGACGGGCACACGCATGAAAGCGCCTGCCTGAACTGCGATACGCCGCTGGTCGGCAGCTATTGCCACGCCTGCGGGCAGTCCGCGCATGTCCACCGCACGCTGGGTGCCTTCTTCCACGACCTGCTGCACGGGGTGTTCCACTTCGAAGGCAAGGTCTGGCGCACCCTGCCCGCGCTGGCGCTGCGCCCCGGACAGATGACCCGCGAATACATCGACGGCAAGCGGGCCCGCTATGTCTCCCCGGTCGCCCTGTTCCTGTTCAGCGTCTTCCTGATGTTCGCGGTGGTCAAGCAATTCGGGCTGGACCTGGGCCAGGCGGCCGATGTCAGCGTAAATGGAAGGCACGTTGCCGGACTTGAGGCGAATCAGCGCGACCTGGATGCGCTCAAGGCTCGGCGCGCGGAGCTGGTCAAACAGGGCAAGCCGACTGATGCCATCGACGGCGAGATCGAAGGGCGCGAAGCGGCGATTACCGTGCTGGAGGAGCTGCGCCAGCCTGTCGATGCCGTGGCGAAACAGGCTGCCGCGCCGGCCCAGGCCGTATCGAGCAGCGACATTCCCGCAATCCGCGATCTCTTGTCCAAGGTGCGCGACAATCCCCGGCTGGCGCTGTTCCAGCTACAGACCAATGCCTACAAGTTCGCCTGGCTGCTGATCCCGATTTCCGTGACATTCATCTGGCTGCTGTTCCCCTTCAGCCGGCGCTTCGGGCTTTACGACCACACCGTCTTCGTCACCTATTCGCTGTGCTTCATGATGCTGCTGCTGTCGGTGCTGACGCTGGGCAATGCGGCCGGGCTGGACGTACTGCTGATCGGCATGGGCCTGATACCGCCCCTGCACATCTACAAGCAGGTGCGCCACGCCTACGGACTCAGTCGCGCCGCAGCCCTGTGGCGGACGGCGGCGATGCTGGTCTATGCCTTCGCCGCGCTGTCATTCTTCCTGATGGCAGTCCTGGCCCTGTCGGCGGGCTAGGCGCAAAGCACCAGCCCGCCGCATAAGGGATTGCCGGACTTAGGCTCCCTGCGGCGCCGTACCGGTGAACCGCTTGCCGGCCTTGGGGATCGCCGATCCCTTGACCGGGGTCGGAGCCGCAGGGCCCTTCGGCACGTCGGGGCGGTCGATCTTGCCGGTTTCGAGCAGTTCCTTGATCTCGTCGCCGCTCAGCGTCTCGTATTCGAGCAGTGCCTGGGCGAGCAGGTGGAGGTTCTTCTCCTCCTTCTTCAGGATCTTGGTTGCCCGGGCATGGGCACCATCGACGAGACCGCGGATTTCGCTGTCGATCAGCTTGTTCGTCTCGTTCGAGGCAAAGGTGCGCTGCGCCCCGCCCATGCCGAGATAGCCTTCGTACTGATCTTCGTACTGCAGCGGGCCAAGCTTGTCCGACATGCCCCACTTGGTGACCATGTTGCGCGCCAGGCCCGTGGCGTACTGGATGTCCGAGCTGGCGCCCGAGCTGACCTTGTCATAGCCGAAGATGATCTCCTCGGCGACGCGCCCGCCCATCGCGACCGAGAGGTTCGCGTGCATCTTGTCGCGGTGGTAGGAATAGTTGTCGCGTTCCGGCAGGCGCATGACCATGCCCAGCGCACGGCCGCGCGGGATGATCGTTGCCTTGTGGATCGGGTCTGAGGCTTCCTCGTTCACCGAGACGATGGCGTGCCCGGCCTCGTGATAGGCGGTCATGCGCTTTTCGTCCTCGGTCATCACCATGGAGCGGCGTTCCGCGCCCATCATGACCTTGTCCTTGGCGTCCTCGAATTCCTGCATGGCAACCAGGCGCTTGTTGCGGCGAGCAGCCAGCAGGGCAGCCTCGTTCACCAGGTTTGCAAGGTCGGCACCGGAGAAACCGGGCGTGCCGCGCGCGATGGTGCGGGCATTGACGTCGGGGGCCAGCGGCACCTTCTTCATGTGGACGGCGAGGATCTTCTCGCGCCCTTCGATATCGGGAACCGGCACGACGACCTGACGGTCGAAACGGCCGGGGCGCAGCAGAGCGGGATCCAGCACGTCGGGCCGGTTGGTCGCGGCGATGATGATGATGCCCTCGTTCGCTTCGAAGCCGTCCATCTCGACCAGCAGCTGGTTCAGCGTCTGCTCGCGTTCGTCGTTCGAATTGCCGAGGCCATGGCCACGGTGGCGGCCAACGGCGTCGATTTCGTCGATGAAAACGATGCAGGGCGCGCTCTTCTTGGCCTGTTCGAACATGTCGCGCACGCGGCTGGCACCGACGCCGACGAACATTTCGACAAAGTCCGAACCGGAAATGGTGAAGAAGGGCACGCCCGCCTCACCCGCGATAGCGCGGGCCAGCAGGGTCTTGCCGGTACCGGGCGAGCCGACCAGCAGCGCGCCCTTCGGGATCTTGCCGCCCAGCTTGGCAAAGCGCGACGGGTCCTTGAGGAATTCGACGATCTCTTCCAGTTCCTCACGCGCTTCGTCGATGCCGGCAACGTCATCGAACGTAACGCGCCCGTGGCGTTCGGTCAGCAACTTGGCCTTGGACTTGCCAAAGCCCATGGCGCCGCCACCGCCGCCCTTCTGCATCTGGCGCAGTGCGAAGAAGGCGATGCCCATGATCAGGATGAACGGCAGGGCCTGGATCAGGATGTAGGTGACAACCGACATCTCTTCCTTGGGCTTTCCGGCAAACTTCACGCCGTTATCGGCAAGCAGCGGCCCCAGCGAGGTATCGCCGGGGATCGGAACCGTGGAGAAGGTATCGCCGTTCTTGTACTTGCCGGTAATGCGGTCTGAGCTGACCTGCACTTCCGAGACAGAGCCTTCGGCCACCTTGGCGCGGAAATCGGAATAGGCGATGGGCGCCCCGGTGGTCGCCTCGCGCGGGCTCAGCATCGAGACGACGAGCAGCAGGGCCAGGAAGATTCCGCCCCAGACCAGAAGGCTGCGGAGCCAGGGGTTCTGCGGAGGCTGTTCGTCGTTCATCGTCGCAAGTGTCCTTTCGTTCCGACTATGTAGGACGGCGCGTCTGAATGGCAAGTTAGCGCGCATGCCTGCGGTTGTTCCGTTGCCTGGCTCCGGCGAAGCGTTAAGTTGGAGCGATACTGCCACGAAGCCATTGGCGGAATGACCTGCCGCCCGTTTTTGCAGGAATTGCCCTGTGCCGACTGTTGCCCCGCACCCTCGCTTGGGGCAAAGGGGCTGCCACCAATTCAGGGACTGTGGAACGGACATGACGACTTCTGAAGGCAATCTTGCCGGCAAGCTGGTGGTTCTGGTGGGCGGCAGCGGCTTCTTCGGCGCACACGTGGCGCAGGAGCTGCTCTCGCGCGGGGCGCGCCTGCGCGTCGTATGCCGCAATCCCAAGAAGGCATTCCGCCTCAAGCCGCTGGCGAACCTTGGCCAGATCCAGTTCGTCCGCGCCGACCTTACCGACCGCGCCGTGCTTCCCGCCGTGGTTGCCGATGCCGATGCGGTGGTGAACCTTGTCGGCGCCTTCGGCGGCGATCTCGATGCCGTCCATGTCCATGGTCCCGCAGCCCTGGCCAAGGCCGCAGGCGAAGCCGGCGCCGAAGCATTCGTCCACATCTCCGCACTGGGCTGCGATGCCGAGAGCGAGGTTGACTATGCCCGCACCAAGGCAGCCGGCGAAGCCGCAGTGCTTGCGGCGTTCCCCAAGGCGACGATCCTGCGTCCCTCGATCATCTTCGGTTCGGACGACAATTTCATCACCATGTTCGCCCGGCTGATTTCCAGGCTGCCGGTCCTGCCGGTCTTCGGGCCTGATGCAAAACTGCAGCCGGTATTCGTTGACGATGCCGCCCATGCCGTGGCCAATGCCCTGACCAATCCCGGCAAGCACGGCGGCAAGACCTATGATGTCGCCGGGCCGGAAGTCATCACCATGGGCGAGCTGAACCGCCGCATCGCCAAGGCGCAGGGCCGCAAGCCGCTGTTCGCCGACCTTCCCGACGCGGTTTCCGGCATGATTGCCACCTGCACCGGCTGGCTGCCGGGCGCACCGATCTCGTCCGACCAGTGGAAGCTGCTGAAGGCGGGCAATGTTGCCGGCAAGGGCCCCGGGCTGAAGGAACTGGGCGTGGCGCCCCGGCCGCTTTCGCTGTTCCTTGACCGCTGGATGGTTGCCTACCGCAAGCACGGCCGCTTTAGTGACAAGCGCGGGCTGGCCTGAACCTTATCCGTCAACGTCGGCGTAGTGCTCGGGCGGGTGAATCCCGTCCTGCCGTTCGGCAAGCAGCGGGCGGAAGCTCGGCCGGCTTTTCATAACGGCATACCAGCTGCGCGTCTGTTCATGCCCGGCCCAGTCGATACCGTTGAGGTAATCGGCAACCGAGATCTGCGCGGCGGCGGCAATATCGGCCAGGCTCATGGTCGCGCCGGCCAGCCAGGGACGGCGATCGAGCAGGTAATCGATGTAGTACAGGTGTTCGTGCGCCAGCTTCATCGCCTGCCGCAGGGCGCGGCTGTCAGGCGGCTGGCGCAGGATCACGCGCTTCTTCATCTTTTCGAGCAGCAACGGCCCGGTCACGTCCTCGAAAAAGTTCTCGTCGAACAGCGCCACCAGCCGGCGCACCTCTGCCCGGGCAGCGGCATTGCCGCCGATCATCTGGTTCTTTTCGACCGTTTCCTCGAAAAATTCGCAGATCGCCCGGCTGTCGACGAGCGTCAGCGCCTTTTCCGGATCGTGAAGCACCGGCGTTCTTCCCGCAGGATTGAGCGCGAGAAACTCGTCGCGGCCTTCCCACGGGTTTTCGCGCCACAGTTCATAGCCCACGCCCTTTTCGGACATGAGCAGGCGCACCTTGCGGCTGAACGGACAGAGGGGGAACTGGTAAAGCTGCCACATGCCCGGAACCCTTGCGCAAAGCTGAGCCGGGCTCCAACCCGCTGACGGGTGAGCCCGGCGTTTTTCTGTGCAAAACAGGATCAGTAAGCTTGGCGGCCAGCCTTTTCGATGGCGCGGCGCATCTGGTCGGCCATGCGGTCAAATTCGGGCAGCATCTCTTCAAGCGCGCCGGCGGCGCGGCCCATCGAGTTCATTGCCCGGGGCATCTCGCGGGCCACCTGCCGGGGCATGTCGCGCATTTCGGGACCGGCCAGGTCGCGCAACCGGGCATCGTCCGGAATATCGCGCATCGATTTATCGCCCCATTCGCCCATCGCGCGGGCCAGCGGGCCGACCTTCATGTCCATCACCATCTCGCTAATCAGGGCGACCATGCTCGATACCTGGGCCTGGAGCATGGGATCCGAAAGCTTTTCGGCAATGCGCGGATCATCCCGCTCCGGACGAGCCGAGGCCACCGACGGAACCAGCGCGGAAAGGGCCATTCCGGCCACAAGTGCAATTCGCCAAACCATCCCCAACCTCCTGCAGCGGGACGAATCAATCCGGTTGTCTATGAAACTTAACCGCTTTCACGCGGCTGAATGAGCAACTGGATCACGCCGGAACGGGCACGCCCTGCGACAGGGCGGCACCGGCCCGTTCGGCAAGCTTTGCCTCGATGCCGGACCACAGGCGATGCAGCGCCCGATCCGCGCGCGAACCCTTGGCGTTCGCCCCGACCGGGCAGCGCGCCGCGGCAGCCTGTTCCACCTGGTTTGCCATCGGCACCACCGGCCAACCGCGCGCCTCGCTTTCGCGGGTTGCCCGCTGCATCGGCCGCTGGGCGTTATACATGGTGAGCACCGGCAGGATGGGCGGATGGCGGCCGTGGAGCGCGGAAAGTTCGCGTCGGACCGATTGCAGGGTCCTGATGGCCATCGGGGCGGCACGCAGGGGCACGACGAGCACGTCGGCGGCGTTAAGCACCTGCTCGCTCACCTCGTTGATCACCGGCGGGCAATCGAGGACGATGCGGTCGAACTCGGAAGAAAGCGTGGTGGCAAGCTGCGCCAGCCGCCGCTTGTGGCCGATCCGGGCCAGCGCCACGGACAGGGTGCGAAGGCTGTCATCGGACTTGAGCAGGTGAAGGTGGCTGTAGTCCGTCGGCTCGATCAGCTCGCGCGGGCGTCCATCACGCTGGAAAACTGAAGCGGCGCGCGGCAGGCGCCGGTCCTCTGCACCAAGGAGGTAGGCAGAGCCGCCTTGCGGATCGAGATCCCACAAAAGGGTGCGCGATTGCCCGTAATGGGCACAGCGCCAGGCAAGGTCCACCGCGAGGGTGGTTTTGCCAACGCCGCCCTTGGCGCTGTAAACGCCGATCACAGCCATCGTGTTGCGTCCCGACCTGTTTTCGGGAGGTCTAACCATAGCCTGAGGATGAGGCAATGGCGCAGCACAGACTGTTCCGTTCCGGCGCAATGCCGCAACGAAGTGCTTATGGCCTATCGCTTTTCCGGAACCTCGGAATCGAGCAGCGGCAGGCAGGCCCGCACCACGGCTTTCAGGCTGGATGCGGCATGAGCCGCCCCTGCGGGGGCCTTCTGCAGTTCTTCGACCCGCGCCTTCAGGAGCGCCTGTACGGCCTCGCGGCTCGCCCCCGTTTCGTCCATCAGGCGCGCAGTGGTGCGAACGAAGAATTCCCGCCCGCGTTCGGCCAGCGGCGGGAATTCGCTGGCTCCTGGCGCTCCGCGCTTCTGGTCGAAAGCAACGAGTCCAAAGGCTGCGGAACAGCGCAGCGTAGTCTCCTGCGCCAGGTTAAGCCGGGGCAGCGGTGCCTGCTGCGCACTCGCGGGGATGGCGGTCACAAGCAGGGCGGCAGCAAGGGGAAGAATACGGTTCATGCCGATCGTGTGCCCGCCCCAACCTTAACCGCAACCTACCGGCGCGAAATCAGGAATACGGCGTGTTCGGCGCGGAATGCCGCCATGGCCGCCGAACAGTGCTTGTCGCCGGACAGGAACCATTCCTGCTCCACGGTAATCCCGCGGTCCGCCACCAGATCGCGAAAGTCCGAGACGGTGACATGGTGGATGTTGGGCGTTTCGTACCAGGCAACGGGCAACAACCGCGTCACGGGCATGCGACCGTTCCAAAGGAGCG is a window from the Novosphingobium sp. TH158 genome containing:
- a CDS encoding replicative DNA helicase, encoding MALEAIQPSNDDSPVRTLPSNIEAEAAFLGAVLIDNRVIEELNTPLRPDHFFEPIHGRIYERVIQLLDRKAVVTPVTLRPYFEADEALKALGGVTYLARLTADGQGLLAPKELAEQIYELALLRELVSVGRKLVTDAMDTSESVDPLEQINNAEAALYAVADGASNQNQASSFGDATRVAITAIEKALNSGGHIAGKTTGFTSINERIGGLHDSDLIILAGRPGMGKTSLATNIAFNAANRLLTDIQSGIDEKASVGSAVAFFSLEMSADQLATRILAENSGISSESLRTGRISREDFQQLSFASQRLAELPLYIDDTPALTIAAMRARARRLKRKHNIGLIIVDYLQLLQGSGRASDNRVNEISEISRGLKTLAKELHVPVIALSQLSRAVESREDKKPQLSDLRESGSIEQDADMVWFVFREDYYVKMTEPKFPAEGDTPDVAEKWEKWRQKMEQVTGLAELIVAKQRHGATGKVRLRFEARITRFSDLAPDELAANAYDYE
- a CDS encoding nitrate/nitrite transporter, translated to MDETGEFRRNWRPLAGAFLGIGSALSLNTYILSTFAPYFIAEFGWTKEQWTWLSVVQMMVIFSIPVSGRLADRFGVWRTAAVGALSYPLFLVAIAFMDGSLMTYFWIYVIQTIVCSTTTSTVYNRVVAQAFVRNRGLAMGLAGSGAPLIGAIGAPLISLYVQNYGFSAGYVLVAAFCMACAVGTLWLLKGVKDEPTKASARADYGAVLSDRAFWIMLAATFLVNVPFSLATTQIKLVSGEQGLPDTAAALMVTAIGLASVAGRFIFGIAIDRLNPPRVAAFGFALPVLGLLLLASPLDSFAVVLFAMVLIGFAFGSEADVVPVLVARHFGIARFGTVVGLLTAAMGAAMAGGSILIALVQRATGSFNGYLFVAAAMTAVGSLLFLMLGGRRFTPVPTAHS
- the rpoZ gene encoding DNA-directed RNA polymerase subunit omega, whose translation is MARVTVEDCVDKVPNRFDLVLLAAQRAREISGGAELTVDRDRDKNPVVALREIAEQTIVPSNLNETLINSLQRVLPEDDDEVDEIGSLSQSAEALRITAAAPVRNTSLGGDYDG
- a CDS encoding DUF3667 domain-containing protein, with the translated sequence MSGAEAIGEVAQGALAARAVEPGHGEAADGHTHESACLNCDTPLVGSYCHACGQSAHVHRTLGAFFHDLLHGVFHFEGKVWRTLPALALRPGQMTREYIDGKRARYVSPVALFLFSVFLMFAVVKQFGLDLGQAADVSVNGRHVAGLEANQRDLDALKARRAELVKQGKPTDAIDGEIEGREAAITVLEELRQPVDAVAKQAAAPAQAVSSSDIPAIRDLLSKVRDNPRLALFQLQTNAYKFAWLLIPISVTFIWLLFPFSRRFGLYDHTVFVTYSLCFMMLLLSVLTLGNAAGLDVLLIGMGLIPPLHIYKQVRHAYGLSRAAALWRTAAMLVYAFAALSFFLMAVLALSAG
- the ftsH gene encoding ATP-dependent zinc metalloprotease FtsH, giving the protein MNDEQPPQNPWLRSLLVWGGIFLALLLVVSMLSPREATTGAPIAYSDFRAKVAEGSVSEVQVSSDRITGKYKNGDTFSTVPIPGDTSLGPLLADNGVKFAGKPKEEMSVVTYILIQALPFILIMGIAFFALRQMQKGGGGGAMGFGKSKAKLLTERHGRVTFDDVAGIDEAREELEEIVEFLKDPSRFAKLGGKIPKGALLVGSPGTGKTLLARAIAGEAGVPFFTISGSDFVEMFVGVGASRVRDMFEQAKKSAPCIVFIDEIDAVGRHRGHGLGNSNDEREQTLNQLLVEMDGFEANEGIIIIAATNRPDVLDPALLRPGRFDRQVVVPVPDIEGREKILAVHMKKVPLAPDVNARTIARGTPGFSGADLANLVNEAALLAARRNKRLVAMQEFEDAKDKVMMGAERRSMVMTEDEKRMTAYHEAGHAIVSVNEEASDPIHKATIIPRGRALGMVMRLPERDNYSYHRDKMHANLSVAMGGRVAEEIIFGYDKVSSGASSDIQYATGLARNMVTKWGMSDKLGPLQYEDQYEGYLGMGGAQRTFASNETNKLIDSEIRGLVDGAHARATKILKKEEKNLHLLAQALLEYETLSGDEIKELLETGKIDRPDVPKGPAAPTPVKGSAIPKAGKRFTGTAPQGA
- a CDS encoding complex I NDUFA9 subunit family protein; translated protein: MTTSEGNLAGKLVVLVGGSGFFGAHVAQELLSRGARLRVVCRNPKKAFRLKPLANLGQIQFVRADLTDRAVLPAVVADADAVVNLVGAFGGDLDAVHVHGPAALAKAAGEAGAEAFVHISALGCDAESEVDYARTKAAGEAAVLAAFPKATILRPSIIFGSDDNFITMFARLISRLPVLPVFGPDAKLQPVFVDDAAHAVANALTNPGKHGGKTYDVAGPEVITMGELNRRIAKAQGRKPLFADLPDAVSGMIATCTGWLPGAPISSDQWKLLKAGNVAGKGPGLKELGVAPRPLSLFLDRWMVAYRKHGRFSDKRGLA
- a CDS encoding glutathione S-transferase family protein; the protein is MWQLYQFPLCPFSRKVRLLMSEKGVGYELWRENPWEGRDEFLALNPAGRTPVLHDPEKALTLVDSRAICEFFEETVEKNQMIGGNAAARAEVRRLVALFDENFFEDVTGPLLLEKMKKRVILRQPPDSRALRQAMKLAHEHLYYIDYLLDRRPWLAGATMSLADIAAAAQISVADYLNGIDWAGHEQTRSWYAVMKSRPSFRPLLAERQDGIHPPEHYADVDG
- a CDS encoding ParA family protein, with protein sequence MAVIGVYSAKGGVGKTTLAVDLAWRCAHYGQSRTLLWDLDPQGGSAYLLGAEDRRLPRAASVFQRDGRPRELIEPTDYSHLHLLKSDDSLRTLSVALARIGHKRRLAQLATTLSSEFDRIVLDCPPVINEVSEQVLNAADVLVVPLRAAPMAIRTLQSVRRELSALHGRHPPILPVLTMYNAQRPMQRATRESEARGWPVVPMANQVEQAAAARCPVGANAKGSRADRALHRLWSGIEAKLAERAGAALSQGVPVPA